The Actinoplanes sp. N902-109 genomic interval ATGGCAAAAGTAGTGCGGGCAGGCCCTCCGCCGGCATCGTCCCACCCCAACCCCGCTGTCGATCTTTCCTGACCGTACCGCCCGTCCCGCAAAATTGTCGGAGCCTTCGCCTAGGGTTTTCCCATGAGCGTGGATCACTTCGATGAGGCCGGCGCGGCGGTGCAGGCGGCCCTGGACGCGGGGGCCCGCTACGCCGACGCCCGGGTCATGCTGCGCCGCACCGAGACGATGAGCGCCCGCGACGGCGAGATCGAGGATCTCAGCTCCGCCGAGAGTGCCGGGCTGGGGGTGCGCGCCCTGGTCGGTTCGAGCTGGGGCTTCTACGCCGTGCCCGACCTGTCCGACGCCGCCGCCCGCGCGGCCGGGCGCCGGGCGGCCGAGATCGCCGCGGCCAGCGCCCGGGTGCCCGGTCCCGCCGTCGACCTGGTGCCCGGCACCCCGACGACGGCGAGCTGGGCCAGCGCCTGCGAGATCGACCCGCTGTCGGTGCCGCTGTCCACCAAGGGCGATCTGCTGGTGGCGGCCACGGCCGCGGCCCGCGATGCCGGTGCCGACCTCGCCGAGGGCCTCTACCAGATCTGGGACACCCGCAAGTGGTTCGTGTCCAGCGACGGGCACCGCATCGACCAGCACATCCGCGAGTGCGGCGCGGGCATCACCGCCAGCGCGTACGGCGACGGCGAGATCCAGCGCCGCTCGTGGCCCTCGCACCGGGGTCAGTACGGCACCCGGGGCTGGGAGCTCGTCGACGAGCTGGCCCTCACCGACAACGCGGCCCGGATGGCCGACGAGGCGCGTGCGCTGCTCACCGCGCCGCTGTGCCCGGCCGGCGAGACCACCCTGATCCTCGGCGGCGAGCAGCTCGCGCTGCAGATCCACGAGTCGGTCGGGCACGCCATCGAGCTCGACCGCATCCTCGGCTGGGAGGCCGCGTTCGCCGGCACGTCCTGGCTGGACCTCGCCCAGCTCGGCAGCCTGCGCTACGGCTCCGAACTGATGAACATCACCATCGACCCGACGATCCCGGGCGCGCTGGGCAGCTTCGGCTACGACGACGAGGGCTCCCCCGCGACCAAGCGCGACGCGGTGCGCGACGGCCTGTGGGTCGGGGTGCTGGCCGGGCGCGACTCCGCGGCGATGGCCGGCCTCGACTACGCGGGCAGTGTGCGTGCCGACGGCTGGGCGCGGCTGCCCATGGTCCGGATGACCAACGTCGGCCTGGAGCCCGGGCCGCACACGCTCGACGAGATCATCGCGGCCACCGACGACGGCATCCTGATGGACATCAACCGGTCGTGGTCCATCGACGACAAGCGGCTCAACTTCCAGTTCGGCTGCGAGATCGGGTACGAGATCAAGAACGGCAGGCGCGGCCGGATGCTGCGCAACCCCACCTACACGGGCATCGGCCCGAAGTTCTGGCAGTCGATGGACATGCTCTCGGCCGAGACGGTGGCGTGGGGCACGCCCAACTGCGGCAAGGGCCAGCCGGGCCAGATCGGGCACACCGGACACCCGGCGGCGCCGGCCCGGTTCACCAACGTCCGCGTGGGGGTGCGGGGATGAGCAGTCGTCACCACGGGGAGGCCGGTCCGATGAGCACTGAGCTGGACATCGCGGGACGGGTGATCGAGCTGGCCCGGCGGCTGGCCGGGGCGGGTGCCGAGGCCGAGGTGGTCGCCGTGCACTCGGCCGACGCGCTGACCCGGTTCGCCAACTCCGCCATCCACCAGAACGTCGCCGAGGCCACCACGACCGTACGGCTGCGGCTGC includes:
- a CDS encoding TldD/PmbA family protein — its product is MDHFDEAGAAVQAALDAGARYADARVMLRRTETMSARDGEIEDLSSAESAGLGVRALVGSSWGFYAVPDLSDAAARAAGRRAAEIAAASARVPGPAVDLVPGTPTTASWASACEIDPLSVPLSTKGDLLVAATAAARDAGADLAEGLYQIWDTRKWFVSSDGHRIDQHIRECGAGITASAYGDGEIQRRSWPSHRGQYGTRGWELVDELALTDNAARMADEARALLTAPLCPAGETTLILGGEQLALQIHESVGHAIELDRILGWEAAFAGTSWLDLAQLGSLRYGSELMNITIDPTIPGALGSFGYDDEGSPATKRDAVRDGLWVGVLAGRDSAAMAGLDYAGSVRADGWARLPMVRMTNVGLEPGPHTLDEIIAATDDGILMDINRSWSIDDKRLNFQFGCEIGYEIKNGRRGRMLRNPTYTGIGPKFWQSMDMLSAETVAWGTPNCGKGQPGQIGHTGHPAAPARFTNVRVGVRG